The following proteins are co-located in the Manihot esculenta cultivar AM560-2 chromosome 7, M.esculenta_v8, whole genome shotgun sequence genome:
- the LOC110619566 gene encoding UDP-glycosyltransferase 88F3 has protein sequence MQNEQQPKMRDTIVLCPAPTMGHVVSMVELDKLILHRYGHRFSITIFLITVEFFETPGLVSYINAISQTYPSISFRRYPPVSYDTTLNRSKSAVLFECILLNHPNFLDSLQEISKKDKISAFVIDLFCTSALSLGKDLKIPTYYFFTFGAGCLSAFLYFLKIHEQYDENFKDLANTVLYFPNLPPLKAIHMPEPMLSRDDPSYYDLLYFCSNLPKADGIIVNSFNDLEPEEEEKIYLFDFKI, from the coding sequence ATGCAAAACGAACAGCAACCAAAGATGCGAGACACTATTGTCCTGTGCCCAGCTCCAACCATGGGCCATGTAGTCTCCATGGTAGAGCTAGACAAGCTTATCCTCCACCGCTACGGCCACCGCTTCTCCATCACCATCTTCCTTATCACCGTTGAATTCTTCGAAACCCCAGGCCTTGTTTCATACATCAACGCCATCTCTCAAACCTACCCTTCTATCTCCTTCCGTCGTTATCCTCCTGTCTCCTACGACACAACtctcaatcgcagcaagtctGCCGTACTCTTTGAGTGCATACTCCTCAACCATCCTAACTTTCTTGATTCCCTTCAAGAAATCTCCAAGAAAGATAAAATCTCTGCTTTTGTTATTGATCTCTTCTGCACTTCTGCTCTTTCTCTAGGTAAAGATCTAAAAATCCCCACTTACTATTTTTTCACTTTTGGTGCTGGTTGTCTTTCTGCCTTCTTATATTTCCTTAAAATCCATGAACAATACGATGAGAACTTCAAAGATCTTGCAAACACTGTCCTTTATTTCCCTAACTTGCCACCTCTTAAAGCTATTCACATGCCGGAACCGATGCTATCAAGAGATGATCCTTCCTATTATGACTTGCTATACTTCTGTTCGAATCTCCCAAAAGCTGATGGAATTATTGTTAATTCCTTCAACGATCTGGAgccagaagaggaagagaaaaTCTAtctttttgattttaaaatataa